In the genome of Metabacillus litoralis, the window GCTAGTGCTATTGAAAGGCTTCCTTTTAATCCACCCCAATTAATTATATGCTTCTCTTTGCTTGATAAGCCCGATCCAAAAGCTGTACTAGTATACACGGCTATTGCTCGGCCTACTATGACAATGATAATAGCTAAGAAAATCATTCCCCATTTCTGACTAAAATCAATATTTCTTATTTCAAGACCGATCATTAGAAAAATAAGTGAGTTTGCGATTTGTGTAATACTATCCCAAAATGTGTTTATATTCGTTTTTGTCTGTTCTGACATCCCAATTTTTGAGCCATAGCTTCCGAAAACTAATCCTCCTACCACAACGGCAATAACTCCTGAAACATGAAAGTGCTCTGCAATAAAATAACAACCAAAGAATAATAAAATCGAAAACGCCACTTCTAACGGGTAATCATCAAAAGGCCTTAAAAATTGGCTAAATAAAAAGCCTAATAATAAGCCGACCAATAATCCGCCAATACTAAATTTAAGAAACAATAAGATACCTGCTCCAATGCCTGTAATACCCATTTCTATATAGGATATTAAATAGATGGTTGAAATCTGAAATAAAACAACCGCAATTCCGTCATTTACTAAGGATTCACCCTCGATCGTAATCGCAAGGTTCTTTGGTACGCCGAGAGTCTTAAAAATGGACAACACACTTATTGGGTCAGTAGCACTCATTAATGCAGCGAATGTAAATGCTACAACTAAAGGTAAACCGATTATGTAGTATGACCCTAAACCAATTAATAAAAACGATAATAATGTCCCTGCAAATGCAAGAGCCAGGATTGGTTTTCGTTGGTTATTTAGTAAAGAAAATTCTAGCTTTAAAGTAGCATCTCCTAATAAGATAGGTAAAAACAATGAAATAATTATTGCCTGAAACACATTTGATTGTGTAATAAACTGCTCAGCTTCCTCAATAATTGGAATATCTGTTAGACCTAGGAAAAGTCCAACTAACACTAAAGCAATTGAATATGGCTGCTTTACAAGCTTCGCAATGGCTATAACAGCAATTGATATTGCAAGTAATATAAGAATTTGTATAAAAATTTCATTGAAGAAGTGCATATCTTCCTCCGGTTTCACATAGATTTTTTTGAACACTCAACTAAATAATGACTTTTTTACCTTTCCCGTTAAACACGGAAAAATAACATAGTTGAGAGTAAAGTTTAAATTTGTTTTAGATGATAAAGGCGCTAAAAAGAAACTTAGGCAATTATTGTATGACTTACACATGCACCTTTTTACTTTTTTAGGCACATATTCTGTGAACCCAGCATACAATGTACTATACGTTACATGTATTGGCGTAACATGTCATAAATTCATTTAATTAATTAGCACATATGTTACTAGCCTAGCATAGGATTAAATGAAGATTCATTGAGGAGGGTATGCTCGAATGTCTGAATACAGAGAGATTATTACAAAAGCAGTTGTTGCAAAAGGACGTAAATTTTCACAATGTACACATACGATTTCACCATCGCAAAAACCTGCGAGCATTTTAGGTGGTTGGATTATTAACCATAACTATGATGCGCATAAGAAAGGTAAAACAGTTGAAGTTGAAGGTACTTATGATATTAATGTTTGGTATTCTTACAACGAAAACACAAAAACAGAAGTGGTTACAGAACGTGTAGATTATGTAGATGTGATTAAGCTTAGATATAAAGATGATAACTTTATTGATGATGAACATGAAGTAATTTGTAAAGCTCTTCAACAACCAAACTGTTTAGAAGTAACAATTTCACCAAACGGAAATAAAATTATTGTTCAAGCGGAACGCGAGCATCTTGCAGAGGTTATCGGTGAAACGAAAGTATGTGTACACGTTAATCCAGAAGGCTGCGATGATGATGATGATTGTTGGGAAGAAGAATTAGAAGATGAGTTTGAAGACTTGAATCCTGAGTTTTTAGTTGGAGATGTAGAAGAGTAACTAGGGGGAAGCAACCTCCTAGTTTTTTTATTTCAGAGTACAAGATTTCCTCTAACCTCATGCAATCCCATCAAAATCTCCTTTCCACTTGATTTACCTTCTATATTTATGTTAGTAACGTAAATTTCCATCTTGCTATTTTCACTAGAAATTGTCGATTTATGCTATAATGTACTTTGTTGAAAAAGGCTAATTTTCACCATTACTGACGATAATCGTATTTTAAGAAGACGAGTAGAAAAACACGATAGTACTCAGAGAAGATGATAGTGAAGAAATGAACCTATAAAGAACGTTAACAGTGGTATTGGAGGATAAACATGGCAACTTACACGCCAATGATACAGCAATATTTAAAGATAAAGGCAGAATATCAAGATGCCTTTTTATTTTTCCGTTTAGGAGATTTTTATGAAATGTTTTTTCAAGATGCTATTAAGGCATCACAGGAATTAGAAATTACTTTAACAAGCCGTGATGGAGGCGGAGAAGAAAGAATACCAATGTGTGGGGTTCCTTATCATTCTGCTCCTAACTATATCGAACAATTGATTACAAAAGGTTATAAGGTTGCTATTTGCGAGCAAACGGAAGATCCGAAGCAGGCAAAAGGTGTAGTTAGAAGAGAAGTTGTTCAACTTATTACACCAGGTACTGTAATGGATGGAAAAGGAATTCAAGAAAAAGAGAACAATTATATTGCTTCCATAACCGAATTTGATTCTCAATTTGGTTTGGCATTAAGTGACTTAACAACGGGTGAAAACCTTGTTGCCTATTGTTCAAGTTTTGATGATTTATTAAATGAAATCTATTCTGTAGGTGCAAAAGAAATTGTGGTTTTAAATGATTTTCAAGAAAAATGGAAAAAGCAGCTTATAGATCGGTGTCAAGCAACTTTATCCTATCAAATAGAATCATCAATTTCAGAACATTTTTCTTCACTTGTTGAAGAAATAAATGATGAGCGGCTCGTTACAACATTTGGTAGACTATTATCTTATTTAGAACGGACTCAAAAACGTAGTTTAGATCACTTACAAAAACTAAAAGTGTACTATCTTCATGATGCGATGAAGATTGATCTTTTTTCAAAAAGAAATCTTGAACTAACAGAAACAATTCGTTCAAAAGGGAAAAAAGGCTCGCTTTTATGGTTGTTAGATGAAACAAAGACGGCAATGGGTGGAAGACTCTTGAAACAATGGGTAGACAAGCCTCTTGTAGATAAGGTGAAAATCGAAAAGCGATTGTCAATGGTTGAAACTTTAATGGAACACTTTTTTGAACGAGAAGACCTAAGGCAATTATTAAAGGAAGTATATGATTTAGAGCGCCTAGCTGGTCGAGTAGCGTTTGGTAATGTAAATGCTAGAGACCTTATTCAACTTAAAAAATCGTTACAGCAGGTTCCAGCAATTGAAAGTTTATGTCAATCCTTACAAAGTGAGACATTTTCTATAGAAAGATTAGATTCTTGTGAGGATTTAACAAATTTATTAGAACGTTCGATAATTGAAAACCCACCTTTATCCGTTAAGGAAGGGAACATTATAAACGATGGCTATAACGAGCAATTAGATCAGTATCGTGATGCCAGTCGAAACGGGAAAACCTGGATTGCTCAGCTTGAACAGCAAGAGCGACAAAAAACAGGGATTAAGTCACTGAAGATTGGATATAACAAAGTTTTTGGTTATTATATCGAAGTAACAAGAGCAAACCTTCACCTTTTAGAAGAAGGCATGTATGAGCGTAAACAAACACTGTCTAATGCTGAACGCTTTATTACTCCTGCTCTAAAAGAAAAAGAGTCACTAATCTTAGAGGCAGAAGAAAAAATTGTAGAATTAGAATATCAATTATTTGTTGAGATTAGAGAAAAAATTAAACAATATATTCCGAGATTACAAGGTTTAGCTAAACGCCTCAGTGAATTAGATGTGCTTCAGTGTTTTGCAACTGTAAGTGAAAATCGACACTATTGCAAGCCTACTTTTTCTCCATCTAATGAACTATTTATTAAGAATGGTCGTCACCCAGTTGTAGAGAAAGTAATGGATAATCAGGAATACGTAGCAAATGATTGTTATTTTAACAATGAACGACATATGCTGCTTATCACAGGACCAAATATGTCAGGGAAAAGCACGTATATGCGTCAAATAGCTTTAACGTCAATTCTAGCTCAAATAGGTTGCTATGTACCTGCTTCGGAAGCTGTTTTACCTATTTTTGATCAAATTTTCACGCGAATTGGTGCAGCTGATGACCTCATATCAGGTCAAAGTACGTTTATGGTAGAAATGCTTGAAGCTAAAAATGCCATTGCTCATGCTACTTCTCAAAGCTTAATATTGTTTGATGAAATCGGAAGAGGAACCTCAACTTATGATGGAATGGCTTTAGCACAAGCTATTATTGAACATATTCATGAAAAAATAGGCGCTAAAACACTATTCTCTACACACTATCATGAACTAACAGTTCTCGAAGAACAATTACAATCGTTAAAAAATATTCATGTAAAAGCCATTGAGGAAAATGGTAAAGTTGTGTTTTTACACAAAATTGAAGAAGGTGCAGCAGATAAAAGTTATGGTATACATGTAGCAGAACTCGCTGAACTCCCACAATCTTTAATTGTACGTGCGAAAGAAATATTGAAGGATCTAGAAAAAGATAGTAAAGGCACAAATTCTGTCACACCGAAGAAGAGTGAAAGGGTACAAGAAGAATCTTTTATAGACTCTCAGCTCTCTCTGTTCCCGGATCATGGACGACAGTCTTCGACTAAAATACCAACTCTATCTAAGAAAGAACAACATGTTGTTGAACAATTAAAATCTATGAATCTTTTAGAAATGACACCTCTTGATGCAATCAATGCACTATATCAATTGCAGAAAAAGGTGAAATAAAAAGCAAGAAGGCGGTGAGATAATTGGGTAAAATAATTCGCCTAGATGATATGTTATCAAATAAAATTGCAGCAGGAGAGGTCGTTGAACGACCTGCGTCTGTTGTGAAAGAGTTATTAGAAAATGCGATAGATGCAAACAGTACCATTGTGGAAATTGATATAGAGGAAGCTGGTTTAAGCAAAATTAGAATTGTTGATAATGGTGATGGCATTGAACCTGATGATTGTTTAAATGCTTTCCACCGTCATGCCACAAGTAAAATTAAAGATGAAAATGATCTTTTTCGGATTCGGACTCTCGGCTTTAGAGGGGAGGCGCTTCCCAGTATTGCCTCTGTTTCTTTACTTGATATGAAAACAAGTACAGGAGAAGGAGCGGGAACAAATCTAATTTTATCGGGTGGAAAAATTGAAAAACATGAATCGACCTCAAGTCGAAAAGGAACAGATATTACGGTTAGGAATCTTTTTTTCAATACACCAGCCAGGTTGAAATACATGAAAACTGTTCATACGGAATTAGGAAACATTACGGACATTGTAAACCGAATTGCACTTGCACATCCAGAGGTTTCCATACGCTTAGTTCATAATGGTAAGAAGCTTCTTCATACGAGTGGAAATGGAGATGTCCGCCAGGTTTTGGCTTCAATCTATGGACTTTCCATTGCAAAAAAAATGAAAAAGTTAACTTTAGAATCTTTAGATTTTGAAGTAAATGGCTATGTTGCTTTACCTGAAATAACAAGAGCTTCCCGAAACTATATATCAACGATCATTAATGGGCGATTTATAAAAAATTATTCTCTTGTTAAGGCCATTCAGCAAGGATATCATACGTTGCTACCAATAGGACGCTTTCCCATTGTATTCTTAGAAATAAAAATGGATCCGTTATTAGTTGATGTGAATGTTCATCCTTCGAAACTTGAGGTGAGGTTAAGTAAGGAAGCAGAACTAAATGAACTGATTACAAATGGGATTAAAGATGTTTTTAAACAACAGCAACTTATACCATCCGTAGAATCTCCAAAAATGACGAAAACAAAGTCGGATGATGAGCAGCAACAATTTACCTTTGATCATACTAGAGAGGTTGTTAATGAAAGGCCATCAGCTTTTCAACAAACATCCCTAATACAGAGAACACCAATAGTAGAGGAAAAAGAACAACAACTTCATAATAAAATAGATGATAGCTGGCAATATCAAGATCAAATAGACGAGGAATTTCATGATGAAACTGAAACAGTAATAGTTCATCATGAAGAAGAGGTATTTGAAGAGAACCTTTCTTATGATGAAAAACAGAAACAACAACCACTATTACAAGAAGAAAGAGTACCTGTCTTGTACCCAATTGGTCAAATGCATGGAACATATATATTAGCCCAAAATGATAGAGGGCTTTTTATCATAGATCAACATGCTGCTCAAGAGCGGATTAAATATGAATTCTTTAAAGAAAAAGTTGGACAGGTCCACTCGGAGGTTCAAGAGCTTTTGGTACCTCTAACCTTTGAATACTCTACTGATGAGACAATGATTATTGAAGAACATTTAAATGCATTAGCACAAGTCGGTATATTTCTCGAGCCTTTTGGTCGGAATAGCTACATTGTACGCTCACATCCACAGTGGTTTCCTAGAGGAGAAGAAAAAAGTACGATTGAGGAAATCATTCAGCAGGTACTCGATGATAAAAAGATAAATATTAAGAAACTCCGTGAAGAAGCAGCGATTATGATGAGTTGCAAAGCATCCATCAAAGCGAATCATCACCTACGAAATGATGAGATTTTTGCATTACTTGAAACGTTAAGAAAAACGACTGATCCATTTACTTGTCCACATGGAAGACCAATTATTGTTCATTATTCGACCTATGAGATGGAAAAGATGTTTAAGAGAGTCATGTGAAAAAACATAAATAAAAATCAGAACACAACGGTCCCTCTTTTTGAGGGCTTTTTTCTTTTAGTGAGAGAGACTTCTGAAAATAATCTATAATTACACTTTTATGATTAAGCTTAAATATGAATAATAATAATATTATGTAAATAGAAAAACAAACGACTTCTTCCTAATTATTTTATATAATATAGCGGTTTTTAAGTTTATTACCCAGTGTAAAAATAAATAATAATAGAATGTTTACAATTATATTAAAAAGGAAACAATAATCTGGTGTTCATATCATACACATGATAAGATGATGAACGTAGAATCTATTTGAAGTGAAAGAGTG includes:
- a CDS encoding cation:proton antiporter, with protein sequence MHFFNEIFIQILILLAISIAVIAIAKLVKQPYSIALVLVGLFLGLTDIPIIEEAEQFITQSNVFQAIIISLFLPILLGDATLKLEFSLLNNQRKPILALAFAGTLLSFLLIGLGSYYIIGLPLVVAFTFAALMSATDPISVLSIFKTLGVPKNLAITIEGESLVNDGIAVVLFQISTIYLISYIEMGITGIGAGILLFLKFSIGGLLVGLLLGFLFSQFLRPFDDYPLEVAFSILLFFGCYFIAEHFHVSGVIAVVVGGLVFGSYGSKIGMSEQTKTNINTFWDSITQIANSLIFLMIGLEIRNIDFSQKWGMIFLAIIIVIVGRAIAVYTSTAFGSGLSSKEKHIINWGGLKGSLSIALALSLSPDFEGKETVLLLTFSVVLFSLLIQGLSIKPLIVKLGMISSQRKDM
- the cotE gene encoding outer spore coat protein CotE codes for the protein MSEYREIITKAVVAKGRKFSQCTHTISPSQKPASILGGWIINHNYDAHKKGKTVEVEGTYDINVWYSYNENTKTEVVTERVDYVDVIKLRYKDDNFIDDEHEVICKALQQPNCLEVTISPNGNKIIVQAEREHLAEVIGETKVCVHVNPEGCDDDDDCWEEELEDEFEDLNPEFLVGDVEE
- the mutS gene encoding DNA mismatch repair protein MutS translates to MATYTPMIQQYLKIKAEYQDAFLFFRLGDFYEMFFQDAIKASQELEITLTSRDGGGEERIPMCGVPYHSAPNYIEQLITKGYKVAICEQTEDPKQAKGVVRREVVQLITPGTVMDGKGIQEKENNYIASITEFDSQFGLALSDLTTGENLVAYCSSFDDLLNEIYSVGAKEIVVLNDFQEKWKKQLIDRCQATLSYQIESSISEHFSSLVEEINDERLVTTFGRLLSYLERTQKRSLDHLQKLKVYYLHDAMKIDLFSKRNLELTETIRSKGKKGSLLWLLDETKTAMGGRLLKQWVDKPLVDKVKIEKRLSMVETLMEHFFEREDLRQLLKEVYDLERLAGRVAFGNVNARDLIQLKKSLQQVPAIESLCQSLQSETFSIERLDSCEDLTNLLERSIIENPPLSVKEGNIINDGYNEQLDQYRDASRNGKTWIAQLEQQERQKTGIKSLKIGYNKVFGYYIEVTRANLHLLEEGMYERKQTLSNAERFITPALKEKESLILEAEEKIVELEYQLFVEIREKIKQYIPRLQGLAKRLSELDVLQCFATVSENRHYCKPTFSPSNELFIKNGRHPVVEKVMDNQEYVANDCYFNNERHMLLITGPNMSGKSTYMRQIALTSILAQIGCYVPASEAVLPIFDQIFTRIGAADDLISGQSTFMVEMLEAKNAIAHATSQSLILFDEIGRGTSTYDGMALAQAIIEHIHEKIGAKTLFSTHYHELTVLEEQLQSLKNIHVKAIEENGKVVFLHKIEEGAADKSYGIHVAELAELPQSLIVRAKEILKDLEKDSKGTNSVTPKKSERVQEESFIDSQLSLFPDHGRQSSTKIPTLSKKEQHVVEQLKSMNLLEMTPLDAINALYQLQKKVK
- the mutL gene encoding DNA mismatch repair endonuclease MutL — translated: MGKIIRLDDMLSNKIAAGEVVERPASVVKELLENAIDANSTIVEIDIEEAGLSKIRIVDNGDGIEPDDCLNAFHRHATSKIKDENDLFRIRTLGFRGEALPSIASVSLLDMKTSTGEGAGTNLILSGGKIEKHESTSSRKGTDITVRNLFFNTPARLKYMKTVHTELGNITDIVNRIALAHPEVSIRLVHNGKKLLHTSGNGDVRQVLASIYGLSIAKKMKKLTLESLDFEVNGYVALPEITRASRNYISTIINGRFIKNYSLVKAIQQGYHTLLPIGRFPIVFLEIKMDPLLVDVNVHPSKLEVRLSKEAELNELITNGIKDVFKQQQLIPSVESPKMTKTKSDDEQQQFTFDHTREVVNERPSAFQQTSLIQRTPIVEEKEQQLHNKIDDSWQYQDQIDEEFHDETETVIVHHEEEVFEENLSYDEKQKQQPLLQEERVPVLYPIGQMHGTYILAQNDRGLFIIDQHAAQERIKYEFFKEKVGQVHSEVQELLVPLTFEYSTDETMIIEEHLNALAQVGIFLEPFGRNSYIVRSHPQWFPRGEEKSTIEEIIQQVLDDKKINIKKLREEAAIMMSCKASIKANHHLRNDEIFALLETLRKTTDPFTCPHGRPIIVHYSTYEMEKMFKRVM